GCCACCTGATGGCGGTCCAGCCCCGTATGTTCGACGATCGATTTGATCGTTCCGGGACGTTTACGACGGTCAGGTGTATGGCCCAGCAGCTCAGCTAGCCGAAATGCGTATCTCATTTTCAAATCTGTTTCGAAAAAGGCTCTCGTGATTAGCTTGCCGCGCGGTCCGCCTCGAATACGCACAGCTGTGTCAGTTTCGTCGATCGTTCGACGCCCGACTACCCCACAACAAGCGAGTCAACCAGTATGCAATCACGCCCAGCGAAAGTGTGCCTAGTCCTACAGCGGCCTGCACGGGAACCCGTATGGCCGTCAGTGTAGCAATCATTAGGGTGCCGAACACGTAAATGATCGGAACCAATGGAAAAGCCCAGTGTGGCAACAATGGCTCATCACGCTTATGCACGACGAACACCAGTGCCCCACAAAGTGCCGCACACACCGAGAGTGTGAATCCGAGGTAGTTTAGTTGCTCCCGAAGCGATGCAATGCCAATGAAGAGGCATCCCAATACCGCCTGGGTAAAAATTGCCGGGCGGAGGTTCAAACCCACCGCCTCGTCAGAACTTGTTAGATGGCCGGCCAAAAATTTTGGTAGTAGTCCATCTGATGCCATTTTGTGATAGACCCGTGGTCCCGTTTGCGTCAACGCAAAGACGGATGTTACCAACCCCGCTAGGATCGCGATCCACACCAAAGGCCCAACATAATGCCCCATTGCGAAGCCATTGGACATCATTTGGTTCCCAATCGCAGATGCGGCTGCCGTGGCAATATTAGGATTCCCCGTCACTTCATCGGCGGGTGGTGCGAACACAAACACACCGTTCAAAACCACATAGATGACGGTCACTCCGACGGTCGCCCCTAACATCGCGCGAGGGACATCCCGCTGCGGATTTTTTATCTCGCCGGTCATATAAACCGCTGCATTGAACCCGCTATAGCTAAGCGAGATCCAAGTCAGCGCGTTTGCGAATACAAAAAGATGTGCCCACGTCCAAACTTCTGACGGCTCGCCGCCGCCACTTACCACCCTTGCGCCGCCTTGCCAATTAGGAAAGTCCACCAAAGCGATCAGTATGAAAAGGCCAACCAGTATGAACTTAAATATGACAACAAAGTTTTGAATTCGTGTTCCGGGACGCAATCCGATCCCGTGCACGACCGCCGCGACCACCACTAAGAAAACTGCAAAACTTCCTTCCGGGATCGAAGCCAGTGGCGGCCACTGGGAGACTCGTAAATATTCCTCAAACGTCGTCGCCGCAAACGCCATCGCGCCTGCAAAGCCTGCGATCATCGACACCCACCCGGCCATCATTCCGGCAGCCGGATGAACCGCTCGCGCTAAGAAAAGATACTCGCCACCGGATTCGGTAAATTTCTGAGCCAAGGCTCCGTAACAGATCGCGCCGCAAATCGCGATGACCCCACCAATCGCCCACGCGAAGACAACTTGGAATGGCGAACCGAGATCGGCCAAAGTAAATCCGCTGGTGATGTAAACGCCCGCCCCGATCATGCTGGCTGCGACAATAGCGCCAGCCGAAAACGCACTCAGCTGATGTTCGCTCGTTCGATCATCTTCACCACTTTTCAGTTCGTCCGTCACGCCAAAATCTCGTTTACAACCCGTCCGCCTTCGACCCCGGTCAATCGTTGATCGAGTCCCTTGAAAGCGTAAGTAAAGCGATCGGAATTGATTCCCATCAGATGCAATATCGTCGCATTGAGATCACGGATATGCACCGGATCCTTTGTGATGTTGTAGCTGAACTCGTCGGTTTCACCGTGAACGACGCCGCCCTGAGTCCCGCCACCTGCAAGCCAAACTGAAAAACATTTCGGATGATGATCACGACCGTAGGTGTCTTTGGTCAATTTGCCTTGGCAATAAATCGTCCGCCCGAACTCGCCCCCCCACACGACCAAAGTGTCGTCAATCATCCCGCGCTGACGAAGGTCGGTTAGTAGTGCCGAGCTAGGCTGGTCGACATCACGGCATTGGTTGGGAAGGTCTTTGGGAAGGTTGTTGTGTTGGTCCCATCCGCGATGAAAAATCTGAGTAAAACGCACTCCGCGTTCCGCCATTCGTCGCGCCATCAGACAGCAGTTGGCAAACGTTCCGGGCGTGGTCACGTCTGGGCCATACATATCCAAGATGTATTGAGGCTCATCGCTGATATCAGCCAAATTCGGAACGCTGGTTTGCATCCGAAAAGCCATTTCGTACTGCGCGATCCGGGCGTGGGTCTCCGGATCTCCCACCGAATCGGCCGTCATCCGATTCAGCCGCGCGAGCGAATCAAGCATCTCTCGACGCACGCCGGCGCTAACGCCTTTTGGGTTAGACAAATAAAGGACGGGATCACCGGTGCTGCGCAACGCGACACCTTGATACTTGCTTGGCAGAAAACCGCTTCCCCATAGCCGGTTGTAGAGCGCCTGGGCTTCTTTACGACCGGTCCACGAAGCCGTCATCACAAGGAAAGCGGGAAGGTTTTCGTTCTCCGTTCCCAAGCCATAGCTAAGCCATGATCCCAAGCTGGCTTTTCCTGGAAGCTGATCGCCAGTGCAAATATAGGTAATCGCCGGATCGTGATTGATCGCCTCGGTATGCATCGAACGAACGATTGCCAGTTCATCAACGTGCTTTGCCGTCTGTGGCAGCAGCTCGCTGACCAATGTCCCCGATTCACCGTGAGGCGAAAACTTGTAGACGCTTGGTGCGATCGGAAAT
This is a stretch of genomic DNA from Stieleria sp. JC731. It encodes these proteins:
- a CDS encoding APC family permease translates to MTDELKSGEDDRTSEHQLSAFSAGAIVAASMIGAGVYITSGFTLADLGSPFQVVFAWAIGGVIAICGAICYGALAQKFTESGGEYLFLARAVHPAAGMMAGWVSMIAGFAGAMAFAATTFEEYLRVSQWPPLASIPEGSFAVFLVVVAAVVHGIGLRPGTRIQNFVVIFKFILVGLFILIALVDFPNWQGGARVVSGGGEPSEVWTWAHLFVFANALTWISLSYSGFNAAVYMTGEIKNPQRDVPRAMLGATVGVTVIYVVLNGVFVFAPPADEVTGNPNIATAAASAIGNQMMSNGFAMGHYVGPLVWIAILAGLVTSVFALTQTGPRVYHKMASDGLLPKFLAGHLTSSDEAVGLNLRPAIFTQAVLGCLFIGIASLREQLNYLGFTLSVCAALCGALVFVVHKRDEPLLPHWAFPLVPIIYVFGTLMIATLTAIRVPVQAAVGLGTLSLGVIAYWLTRLLWGSRASNDRRN
- a CDS encoding DUF1501 domain-containing protein, which translates into the protein MNLQQEHQLALTRRSLFSRSAAGLGLAALSSLDASGTESSLVTSSGRGTTSQPAGSQAKGGLPSLPHHAPKAKRAIYLFMSGAPSQIDMWDHKPTMSEWFDKDLPDSIRMGQRLTTMTSGQSRFPIAPSVYKFSPHGESGTLVSELLPQTAKHVDELAIVRSMHTEAINHDPAITYICTGDQLPGKASLGSWLSYGLGTENENLPAFLVMTASWTGRKEAQALYNRLWGSGFLPSKYQGVALRSTGDPVLYLSNPKGVSAGVRREMLDSLARLNRMTADSVGDPETHARIAQYEMAFRMQTSVPNLADISDEPQYILDMYGPDVTTPGTFANCCLMARRMAERGVRFTQIFHRGWDQHNNLPKDLPNQCRDVDQPSSALLTDLRQRGMIDDTLVVWGGEFGRTIYCQGKLTKDTYGRDHHPKCFSVWLAGGGTQGGVVHGETDEFSYNITKDPVHIRDLNATILHLMGINSDRFTYAFKGLDQRLTGVEGGRVVNEILA